The genomic interval CTCGGCGTAATAATCACAGGGAGCGTAGTGTTCGCAGCGCTCCTGCTTCATCTCCAGTGGGGTCTTGAACATTTCGTAGTACCTGGAGTGCAGAAAGAGGAAGAGGTCACATTGGGGGAGCTTGCTAGGCCACTGTGGCTTTTCCCAGGCCCCCCACTTGGTTCAGTCAGCGGAGCATTCAGAATCCAACTTTTGGAGTGGACCAAGAACCAGGTTCAGTACAAAGCACTTCTGTCCATTTCGCTGTTTTAAAGGGGTTATTGAGGGCATCTGCTGCCACTGTTAACTGACTGTCTATCAGTCAGCTTGGGAGGAAAATTGGTGGCAGTAAGCTTTGCAGGCGCTGTAACAAGCTGTGTGAGCAGCCACTCCCACTTGCCGTCTGAGTCATCCTGGGCAGGGACAGCAACACAGTCATGAGTGGGAGGGGCAtcttacatggcacgttgcagCGGCTTCAATACTTACCTTCCCCCCGTAGCTACGCTCCTGCTGCCAGGTCTTTATCACATTAGCGTGCTAACATGTAGTCagcccttacataagaacataagaacataagaacagccccactggatcaggccataggcccatctagtccagcttcctgtatctcacagcggcccaccaaatgccccagggagcacaccagataacaagagacctcatcctggtgccctcccctacatctggcattctgacttaacccattcctaaaatcaggaggttgcgcatacacatcatggcttgtaccccataatggatttttcctccagaaacttgtccaatccccttttaaaggcgtctaggctagacgccagcaccacatcctgtggcaaggagttccacagaccgaccacacgctgagtaaagaaatattttcttttgtctgtcctaacctgcccaacactcaattttagtggatgtcccctggttctggtattatgtgagagtgtaaagagcatctccctatccactctgtccatcccctgcataattttgtatgtctcaatcatgtcccccctcaagcgtctcttttctaggctgaagaggcccaaacgccgtagcctttcctcataaggaaggtgccccagccccgtaatcatcttagtcgctctcttttgcaccttttccatttccgctatgttcCCTTCAAGACATTCCCTTCAAGACATACTTAAATATTGCGGTCCCCACAGGGACACCACCAACAAAGTCCTTCCTTGCCCATCCTGACGCTTGTGTGATGGCCATAATTTTTAAAAGGCCCTCACCACACATGTCAGCCCAAACATGTGCAGCATCTCCGTGCTGTTGCAACAGATCCCTACAGCCTTCTTACGTGATGTGAAGAAGCCATGCGTTTGGGCCAACGTGTATGGTAAGGGATTTTTAAATGTCACACCCGCAGCATAGGATGTCACTTCTGATAAGCATTTCCTGAGGGGCTTTGCATAAGGAGTACAACACTGAAATCATCCTCAGCTGGGGGCATCATTCCATCTGGGCCTTAAGGAAGAGAAATTTGCGCATTTCCAATAAATATTTCCTGCCTTTTTTCTTCTGTCAGTGAAGTTACACAGGCAAACATCTCCATGTTTTCCACCATCTATGCCTTACCCTCCTCCCAACTAGACGTTATGGATATCAACCCTAAACCCAGGAGTCTCTTACCTTTCATAATATGGATAGGATCTCTTCTGCCTTCTCATAAAGGCGTTGGCACTTTCCCGTGTTATCTTCACCCCTATGGTGAATACAGAACAGGTTATAAGATACGTATACAGAAATGTCTTCACACCAAGGCCTGAAGAGTCTCTGGAGCTATAATCTCTTGTGTCTCAGACACAATCAGTGGTTGATGGGATGTAGCAGCTGCTGATTGGCAGAATGTTGCAGTCAGTCCCAGGACTCCATTTAAGGCACTGCCTGTCCCAGTCCAAGTATTCACCCAGGCACATCACCTTCTTCATCAGTCAGCCAGCAACTTATGAATGGGAGATTCCTCAGTT from Tiliqua scincoides isolate rTilSci1 chromosome 7, rTilSci1.hap2, whole genome shotgun sequence carries:
- the LOC136657508 gene encoding matrix Gla protein-like; this translates as MRSILMLFLITLVLTAPCCCEGDTTRPLDDGVKITRESANAFMRRQKRSYPYYERYYEMFKTPLEMKQERCEHYAPCDYYAERVGFHTAYAYYFGHA